One window of the Microtus ochrogaster isolate Prairie Vole_2 chromosome 10, MicOch1.0, whole genome shotgun sequence genome contains the following:
- the Tlr4 gene encoding toll-like receptor 4 produces MRPRFCLAGTLMMALFLSCLRPERLDPCVEVDPNITYQCMDQNLNKIPVNIPSSVKNLDLSFNTLKTLGSHSFSNFPELQFLDLSRCEIETIEDKAYEGLQQLSTLILTGNPIQSLSQGSFSGLTSLQNLVAVEINLDSLESLPIGHLKTLKKLNVAHNFIHSSKLPEYFSNLTNLEHLDLSNNYIETIHHRDFQVLFENPQLNLSLELSLNPVDFIQPRAFQGIRLYELTLRSNFNSTNVMKTCIQNLDGLQVHRLILGEFRNERTLESFDLSVTDGLCNVIIDEFRLTYVDNISGDITDFNCLANVSVMSLVSVHLNNLEHIPKYFKWQTLVVTRCSLKEFPSLDLPFIKHLIFTTNKDPPSFADVNLPNLTFLDLHRNGLSFMGCCSSSHFGTSSLKHLDFSFNGVISISKNFMGLEQLEYLDFQHSTLKKTTEYPVFLCLENLRYLDISYTNTKIDFNGIFYGLTNLNTLKMAGNSFKDNTLSDVFTNMTNLTFLDVSKCQLQQVSWGVFDTLHGLLLLNMSHNNLLLLDPFHYKQLHSLKTLDCSFNLIETSKGMLQHFPKSLASINLTNNSFACTCEHQNFLQWIKDQSLFLVNAEEMTCATPAEMKGSLVLDFRNATCHMHKTIITVSVISVLVISTIAFLVYKFYFHLMLIAGCKKYSSGESIYDAFVIYSSHDEDWVRNELVKNLEEGVPPFQLCLHYRDFIPGVAIAANIIQEGFHKSRKVIVVVSRHFIQSRWCVFEYEIAQTWQFLSSHSGIIFIVLEKVEKSLLKQQVELYRLLSRNTYLEWEDNALGRHIFWRRLKKALLDGRAWNPEGTAEVEDNLEATTST; encoded by the exons GTGGATCCTAACATTACCTACCAATGCATGGATCAGAATCTCAACAAAATCCCTGTCAACATCCCTTCTTCAGTCAAGAATTTAGATCTGAGCTTCAACACCCTGAAGACCTTAGGAAGTCATAGCTTCTCTAATTTTCCAGAACTTCAGtttctggatttatccag GTGTGAAATTGAGACAATTGAAGACAAGGCATATGAGGGCTTACAACAGCTCTCAACCTTGATACTGACAGGAAACCCTATCCAGAGTTTATCCCAGGGAAGTTTTTCTGGACTAACAAGTTTACAGAATCTCGTGGCTGTAGAGATAAATCTGGATTCTCTAGAGAGTTTACCTATTGGACACCTTAAAACCTTAAAGAAACTCAATGTGGCTCACAATTTTATACATTCCTCCAAGTTACCTGAGTATTTTTCCAATCTGACAAACCTAGAACACTTGGACCTTTCTAATAACTATATTGAAACTATCCACCACCGAGACTTTCAGGTTTTATTTGAAAATCCCCAACTCAATCTCTCTTTAGAGCTGTCCTTGAACCCAGTTGACTTTATTCAACCTCGAGCCTTTCAAGGAATTAGGCTCTATGAATTGACTCTAAGAAGTAATTTTAACAGCACAAATGTAATGAAAACTTGCATTCAAAACCTGGATGGTTTGCAAGTTCATCGGCTGATCTTGGGAGAATTTAGAAATGAAAGGACTTTAGAAAGTTTTGACCTTTCTGTCACGGATGGATTGTGCAATGTGATCATTGATGAGTTCCGGTTAACGTATGTAGACAACATTTCTGGTGATATTACTGATTTTAATTGCTTGGCAAATGTTTCTGTAATGTCTCTGGTAAGTGTGCATTTAAACAACCTAGAACACATTCCTAAATATTTCAAATGGCAAACCTTAGTAGTCACTAGATGTAGCCTTAAGGAATTTCCTTCTCTGGACCTCCCCTTTATTAAACATTTGATTTTTACAACCAACAAAGATCCTCCCAGTTTTGCAGATGTGAATCTGCCAAACCTTACGTTTCTAGATCTCCATAGAAATGGTCTCAGTTTTATGGGTTGCTGTTCTTCCTCTCATTTTGGAACAAGCAGCCTGAAACACTTAGACTTTAGCTTCAATGGTGTCATCAGTATAAGTAAAAACTTCATGGGTTTAGAACAGCTGGAATACCTGGATTTCCAACATTCCACTTTAAAAAAGACCACGGAATACCCAGTGTTCTTATGCCTTGAAAACCTGCGTTATCTTGACATCTCTTATACTAACACCAAAATTGACTTCAATGGCATATTTTATGGCTTGACTAATCTTAACACCTTAAAAATGGCTGGGAATTCTTTCAAAGACAATACCCTTTCAGACGTCTTTACAAATATGACAAACTTGACATTCTTGGATGTTTCTAAATGCCAATTACAGCAAGTATCTTGGGGGGTATTTGACACACTCCATGGACTTCTGTTACTAAATATGAGTCACAACAACTTACTGCTTTTGGATCCATTCCATTATAAACAGCTGCACTCTCTCAAGACACTTGATTGCAGTTTTAATCTCATAGAGACTTCCAAAGGAATGCTGCAACATTTTCCAAAGAGTCTAGCCTCCATAAATCTTACTAATAATTCTTTTGCTTGTACATGTGAACATCAGAACTTCCTGCAGTGGATCAAGGACCAGAGCCTATTCTTAGTGAATGCTGAAGAAATGACATGTGCAACACCTGCAGAGATGAAGGGCTCCCTGGTATTGGATTTCAGAAATGCCACCTGTCATATGCATAAGACTATCATAACCGTGTCAGTAATCAGTGTGCTTGTCATATCCACCATAGCATTTCTGGTCTACAAATTCTATTTTCACCTGATGCTGATTGCTGGTTGTAAAAAGTACAGCAGTGGGGAAAGCATCTATGATGCCTTTGTCATCTACTCCAGTCATGATGAAGACTGGGTGAGAAATGAGTTGGTAAAGAACTTAGAAGAAGGGGTGCCCCCCTTTCAGCTCTGTCTCCATTACAGAGACTTTATTCCTGGTGTAGCCATTGCTGCCAACATCATCCAAGAAGGCTTCCACAAGAGCCGGAAGGTTATTGTGGTGGTGTCTAGACACTTTATCCAGAGCCGCTGGTGTGTCTTTGAATATGAGATTGCTCAGACATGGCAGTTTCTAAGCAGTCACTCTGGCATCATCTTCATTGTCCTGGAGAAAGTGGAGAAGTCTCTGCTGAAGCAGCAGGTGGAGCTGTATCGCCTGCTCAGCAGGAACACCTATCTCGAGTGGGAGGACAATGCCCTGGGGAGGCACATCTTCTGGAGAAGGCTCAAAAAAGCTCTACTAGATGGAAGAGCCTGGAATCCAGAGGGAACAGCAGAGGTAGAAGACAATCTAGAAGCAACAACTTCCACCTGA